AGTTTGGATAATTAACCGCACTTCATCATCTTCTTTTAAATGGGCAATCAATTCTTCTCTAACATGACTAAATTGTGGGGATTTTAACCATTGATTAAAATGTTGGCTTAAATTATCAGCTTTTTGATTAACATCATCCATTGAGAAATTATTGATTTGTCCTAATATCATCCCTAATCTAACTTTTATCCCCAGAAAGCCATAATAAGTGACTTTCCAACTGTTGTAAGATTCAATCAGTTCTGGGTCTGGCGGTAAAGCTCCGGTTTCCTGAATAGTGGCAGGTTTCCCCTCGTCCCTTAATTGTAACGTGACTGAAAAACCTCTATTGTCGAAGTCTCCCTCTGCAAAAGTCAGCACTCCTAACTTCCCCATTGCCTTCTCCTGGTTAGATTAGATGACAAAATTTTCGACAATATTAGCATCTTCTAATCCTATTTAAACACTAAACTATTCCCCTCATCTATTTTAATCTCTATTTGTTACAAAACTTAAGCAAGCTCAAATATGCTATTGACTCAGAGCAGTAGAATTTATATTTTCTTCTATTTTACAACTATTAGACCGAGAATTAATAGCAGGAATTAAGTTTTGTTGACCATTTTGCCAACTCATGATTTTATTTCTAAAATGAATTGTTCCATGAGTATAACCATGCCAAATTTTTTCCAGTTCTCTTAAATCTTCACAAGGAAATTTAGCAATATCCTGTTGATTTAACTCAATGGGATCAGAATATTTCGTATCTTTTCCTAAAGCCAATAACATCATTCTATAGGTTTGACGTTCAGCTTTAGTGAATTGTTTTGCTGCTAATAAATTAGCTAATCGTTCATAGTCTGGTTTCACCCTGATTTTTTCAGATATTGTTGCTGTTCTTGCCATTCCAATCACCAAAGATGTAATCGATGCCATTATACCCAATGCAACAATCACCTTTTCTCGATTACCCATTTTTCCTTCACA
This sequence is a window from Planktothrix sp. FACHB-1365. Protein-coding genes within it:
- a CDS encoding GUN4 domain-containing protein, with the translated sequence MGNREKVIVALGIMASITSLVIGMARTATISEKIRVKPDYERLANLLAAKQFTKAERQTYRMMLLALGKDTKYSDPIELNQQDIAKFPCEDLRELEKIWHGYTHGTIHFRNKIMSWQNGQQNLIPAINSRSNSCKIEENINSTALSQ